One region of Populus trichocarpa isolate Nisqually-1 chromosome 4, P.trichocarpa_v4.1, whole genome shotgun sequence genomic DNA includes:
- the LOC112327361 gene encoding uncharacterized protein LOC112327361 isoform X2 produces MGVEENLAYGIKFVFERQILGIKAWKMGSRKNINWLMKVLFRHNWLENCSLSTTGQMMEDLRERYFGPLFELFSHDKYPEIWALDDKDPFMQPEGGESVNDVDLMRLQILIC; encoded by the exons ATGGGAGTAGAGGAGAATTTGGCTTATGGAATAAAGTTTGTGTTTGAGAGACAAATATTGGGTATTAAGGCATG GAAAATGGGATCAAGGAAGAATATCAATTGGCTGATGAAGGTGTTATTCAGGCACAATTGGCTGGAGAATTGTTCCTTAAG CACTACTGGGCAAATGATGGAAGATCTTCGAGAACGCTATTTCGGTCCCTTGTTTGAACTCTTTTCGCATGATAAG TATCCAGAGATATGGGCATTGGATGATAAAGATCCATTCATGCAACCGGAAGGTGGAGAAAGTGTTAATGATGTTGACTTGATGAGGCTCCAGATTCTAATATGCTAg
- the LOC112327361 gene encoding uncharacterized protein LOC112327361 isoform X3, with translation MGVEENLAYGIKFVFERQILGIKENGIKEEYQLADEGVIQAQLAGELFLKMMEDLRERYFGPLFELFSHDKYPEIWALDDKDPFMQPEGGESVNDVDLMRLQILIC, from the exons ATGGGAGTAGAGGAGAATTTGGCTTATGGAATAAAGTTTGTGTTTGAGAGACAAATATTGGGTATTAAG GAAAATGGGATCAAGGAAGAATATCAATTGGCTGATGAAGGTGTTATTCAGGCACAATTGGCTGGAGAATTGTTCCTTAAG ATGATGGAAGATCTTCGAGAACGCTATTTCGGTCCCTTGTTTGAACTCTTTTCGCATGATAAG TATCCAGAGATATGGGCATTGGATGATAAAGATCCATTCATGCAACCGGAAGGTGGAGAAAGTGTTAATGATGTTGACTTGATGAGGCTCCAGATTCTAATATGCTAg
- the LOC112327361 gene encoding uncharacterized protein LOC112327361 isoform X4, with protein sequence MGVEENLAYGIKFVFERQILGIKENGIKEEYQLADEGVIQAQLAGELFLKYPEIWALDDKDPFMQPEGGESVNDVDLMRLQILIC encoded by the exons ATGGGAGTAGAGGAGAATTTGGCTTATGGAATAAAGTTTGTGTTTGAGAGACAAATATTGGGTATTAAG GAAAATGGGATCAAGGAAGAATATCAATTGGCTGATGAAGGTGTTATTCAGGCACAATTGGCTGGAGAATTGTTCCTTAAG TATCCAGAGATATGGGCATTGGATGATAAAGATCCATTCATGCAACCGGAAGGTGGAGAAAGTGTTAATGATGTTGACTTGATGAGGCTCCAGATTCTAATATGCTAg
- the LOC112327361 gene encoding uncharacterized protein LOC112327361 isoform X1, translating into MGVEENLAYGIKFVFERQILGIKENGIKEEYQLADEGVIQAQLAGELFLKEFCWEYYLQGRIVQALALCMLGRNITQELCKNGMHENMDGILNLICGLALLEAFVDDIENKSQRFLGCCCRDN; encoded by the exons ATGGGAGTAGAGGAGAATTTGGCTTATGGAATAAAGTTTGTGTTTGAGAGACAAATATTGGGTATTAAG GAAAATGGGATCAAGGAAGAATATCAATTGGCTGATGAAGGTGTTATTCAGGCACAATTGGCTGGAGAATTGTTCCTTAAG GAGTTTTGTTGGGAATATTATTTGCAAGGAAGAATAGTGCAGGCATTAGCATTATGCATGTTAGGCAGAAATATCACTCAAGAATTATGCAAGAATGGAATGCATGAGAATATGGATGGGATTCTGAATTTGATATGTGGCCTCGCTTTGTTGGAAGCATTTGTGGATGATATAGAGAACAAAAGCCAAAGATTTCTAGGATGCTGCTGCAGAGATAATTGA
- the LOC112327361 gene encoding uncharacterized protein LOC112327361 isoform X5 has protein sequence MENGIKEEYQLADEGVIQAQLAGELFLKMMEDLRERYFGPLFELFSHDKYPEIWALDDKDPFMQPEGGESVNDVDLMRLQILIC, from the exons ATG GAAAATGGGATCAAGGAAGAATATCAATTGGCTGATGAAGGTGTTATTCAGGCACAATTGGCTGGAGAATTGTTCCTTAAG ATGATGGAAGATCTTCGAGAACGCTATTTCGGTCCCTTGTTTGAACTCTTTTCGCATGATAAG TATCCAGAGATATGGGCATTGGATGATAAAGATCCATTCATGCAACCGGAAGGTGGAGAAAGTGTTAATGATGTTGACTTGATGAGGCTCCAGATTCTAATATGCTAg